One Turneriella parva DSM 21527 genomic region harbors:
- a CDS encoding TrmH family RNA methyltransferase encodes MVTGDGDARFLTEKRRERLQAALANRTRRLTVLLEDIYDPLNASAVLRTADGLGIQDIHIAENRHAFNAHAKVAGRAASWLTIKKYRENFANTKVDFRIKPEGVQHSTAAAFAALKKDGYTVLATSPRGRSTPLRELDITKKYAIVLGSEHWGLSDWAIENADAAIALPMLGFTESYNISVTAAMILFYLSDRLRSETVDWGLSEEEKEQLWSDWTRLKR; translated from the coding sequence ATGGTGACGGGTGACGGTGATGCGCGATTCTTAACTGAAAAGCGCCGCGAAAGATTGCAGGCCGCGCTCGCAAACCGCACGCGCCGCCTCACTGTTCTGCTGGAAGATATTTACGACCCCCTGAATGCCAGTGCAGTCTTGCGCACCGCTGACGGTCTGGGCATACAGGATATTCATATCGCCGAGAACCGCCATGCCTTCAATGCGCACGCAAAGGTTGCGGGTCGTGCGGCGAGCTGGCTGACGATTAAAAAATACCGCGAAAATTTCGCGAACACCAAAGTCGACTTTCGCATCAAGCCAGAGGGAGTGCAGCATTCCACAGCAGCCGCATTCGCCGCGCTAAAAAAAGATGGTTATACGGTGCTCGCAACGAGCCCACGGGGTAGATCCACCCCACTACGCGAACTCGACATCACGAAAAAATACGCGATTGTATTGGGCAGCGAACATTGGGGCCTCAGCGACTGGGCAATCGAAAACGCCGATGCTGCGATTGCGCTGCCGATGCTCGGGTTTACCGAGAGTTACAATATTTCTGTCACGGCCGCGATGATTCTTTTTTATCTGAGCGATCGTCTGCGCTCTGAGACTGTTGACTGGGGACTTAGCGAAGAAGAGAAAGAGCAGCTCTGGTCAGACTGGACCAGGCTGAAAAGATAG
- a CDS encoding acyl-CoA dehydrogenase family protein: MIQNNYFDNNADLLFTVDHFVDWATIIPLKEEGFKDAAEYKATGDKHLEYAPATVEEALEGYKAVWQQSGELAGIEIAGAARSMEKHGLKFNNGKVTFPPETIKLIDLFAGSGLLGYSMGRHHGGLNMNLTASSIVMELVSQADSAFGITLGCFNLAEVIERFGSKEMTDTWVPKMSAGEVTGAMALTEPNYGSDLSRVMTRAVKDEQGVWRLTGTKRFITHGCGVGDRPSVILTLARSGGAGAKGLSFFLVHSSEIEVARIEEKLGLHTSPTCEIVFENSKAELIGEEGLGLVRYAMGMMNGARMGIAVQSLGIAQAAHAEGRKYASERVQFGATIDQLPAVKRIIEDNEALCQGMRALVYRACEIVDKYDGLSNKLLKETGDERAVRKNEEVVRLDKLAKLLTPTAKLFCSEEANFVAYHSLQIFGGSGYTEEYDIAKIYRDARICTIYEGTTQLQAVAAIGGIVEGLREGGFLMAHLRSEIGRLSDSKTAAALTADVEALAKLVPQYKERTEKEAVSIDMVAAFSRIYVSILLAQQLQIAKEKGLKEIAESKAKVFPHFHVMSRRYLAGLTVTLSAAA; this comes from the coding sequence ATGATTCAGAACAACTATTTCGACAACAATGCAGATTTGCTCTTCACAGTTGACCATTTTGTCGACTGGGCGACGATTATTCCGCTCAAAGAAGAAGGCTTCAAAGATGCGGCCGAATATAAGGCGACGGGCGACAAGCACCTCGAATACGCCCCTGCAACTGTCGAAGAAGCACTGGAAGGATACAAAGCTGTTTGGCAGCAATCGGGCGAACTCGCCGGCATCGAAATCGCCGGGGCTGCCCGCTCGATGGAAAAGCACGGTCTCAAATTTAATAACGGCAAGGTGACGTTTCCGCCCGAGACGATTAAACTCATCGATCTGTTCGCTGGCTCAGGGCTGCTCGGCTATTCTATGGGCCGCCACCATGGTGGGCTGAACATGAACCTCACCGCCTCATCAATCGTCATGGAACTGGTTTCGCAGGCTGATTCTGCCTTTGGTATCACGCTCGGTTGCTTTAACCTCGCAGAAGTCATTGAGCGTTTCGGCAGTAAAGAGATGACCGACACCTGGGTGCCGAAGATGTCTGCCGGCGAGGTCACAGGCGCAATGGCGCTGACTGAACCCAATTACGGTTCAGACCTCTCGCGTGTGATGACCCGCGCAGTCAAAGACGAACAGGGGGTCTGGCGCCTCACGGGCACCAAGCGTTTTATTACCCACGGCTGCGGCGTCGGCGACCGCCCCAGCGTCATTTTGACGCTCGCGCGCTCAGGCGGCGCTGGCGCAAAGGGTTTGTCATTTTTTCTCGTGCACAGCTCAGAAATTGAGGTTGCGCGCATCGAAGAAAAGCTTGGCCTGCATACTTCGCCCACCTGCGAAATCGTGTTCGAAAACAGCAAGGCTGAACTGATCGGCGAAGAAGGCCTCGGCCTCGTTCGTTATGCAATGGGCATGATGAACGGCGCACGCATGGGTATTGCCGTACAATCGCTTGGTATCGCACAGGCAGCGCACGCCGAAGGCCGCAAATATGCTTCAGAGCGCGTACAGTTCGGCGCCACGATCGACCAGCTGCCGGCCGTGAAGCGCATTATCGAAGACAACGAAGCACTCTGCCAGGGCATGCGGGCGCTTGTCTATCGCGCCTGCGAAATTGTCGATAAGTACGACGGCCTCTCAAACAAGCTGCTGAAAGAAACCGGTGACGAGCGCGCGGTGCGCAAGAACGAAGAAGTTGTGCGCCTCGACAAACTCGCAAAACTTCTCACCCCGACTGCGAAGCTCTTCTGCTCAGAAGAAGCAAACTTCGTTGCCTACCACTCGCTGCAAATTTTTGGTGGGTCAGGTTATACCGAAGAATATGATATCGCCAAAATCTACCGCGACGCCCGCATCTGCACAATTTACGAAGGCACAACACAGCTTCAGGCTGTTGCCGCAATCGGCGGCATCGTCGAAGGTCTGCGCGAGGGCGGCTTTCTCATGGCGCACCTGCGCAGCGAAATCGGCCGGCTCAGCGACAGCAAGACGGCAGCCGCACTGACGGCTGACGTCGAAGCCCTGGCGAAACTGGTACCACAATACAAAGAACGCACCGAAAAAGAAGCCGTTTCCATCGACATGGTGGCGGCATTCTCGCGCATCTACGTTTCGATATTGCTGGCGCAGCAGCTGCAGATTGCCAAAGAGAAAGGCCTCAAAGAAATTGCCGAATCAAAAGCGAAGGTGTTTCCCCATTTTCATGTGATGAGCCGACGCTACCTGGCAGGCCTTACCGTGACATTGAGCGCGGCCGCTTAA
- a CDS encoding lipocalin family protein produces the protein MKRLYPALFLFALHCATPQPMPKVQKVDLPRFMGKWYVIANIPTFIEKGAHNAIEEYSLNADGDVDTVFTFRADGFEGKAKRYSPKGFVVDRVSNAEWKMQFLWPFKSEFLISYLKEDYSQTVIGRTSRDYVWIMARTPQISETDYAAMIKFLADNGYDVGKIERVPQRWPN, from the coding sequence ATGAAACGGCTGTATCCTGCTCTATTTCTTTTTGCCTTGCACTGCGCGACACCGCAACCGATGCCGAAGGTGCAGAAGGTCGATCTGCCGCGGTTCATGGGAAAATGGTATGTCATCGCAAATATACCCACGTTTATCGAGAAGGGCGCACACAATGCGATCGAAGAATATTCGCTGAATGCCGACGGTGACGTCGATACGGTCTTCACTTTTCGCGCCGATGGTTTTGAAGGTAAAGCAAAGCGCTATAGCCCAAAAGGGTTTGTTGTCGATCGTGTCTCTAATGCCGAGTGGAAAATGCAGTTTCTCTGGCCGTTCAAGAGCGAGTTTCTGATCAGCTATCTGAAAGAAGATTATTCGCAGACGGTAATCGGGCGCACTAGCCGCGATTATGTCTGGATAATGGCGCGCACCCCGCAGATCAGCGAAACAGATTATGCCGCGATGATAAAGTTTCTCGCTGACAACGGCTACGATGTGGGCAAAATCGAGCGTGTGCCACAGCGCTGGCCAAACTGA
- a CDS encoding CPBP family intramembrane glutamic endopeptidase translates to MQPSALRPLWLRYLSIPLYLIAVMLLTRAIISLQGRLIPAATISTTTGIGFMALMYSVIAQMVAFLLPAPLLLYFTGGRNYTYRKTDSRYLVIACALILLVMVLFSLLYAVLDTKPSQLAYLDMKDILKNRGAFLVLTSVVVPAYEEWVFRGLFFGVLVTDSERSRDSVIAGLFVSLIFSAVHVEGAHSLTALPPIFAMSLVLHAMTFRSGSLWPAFCAHSLQNLLAASTMLAAAAKTQG, encoded by the coding sequence ATGCAGCCTTCTGCCCTGCGTCCTCTTTGGCTGCGCTATCTCTCGATTCCGCTTTATCTCATAGCTGTCATGCTGCTGACACGCGCGATCATCTCGCTGCAGGGCCGGTTGATACCCGCCGCGACCATCTCGACCACAACCGGGATTGGCTTTATGGCATTGATGTACAGCGTCATCGCCCAAATGGTGGCTTTCTTACTGCCGGCACCCCTGCTTCTCTATTTCACAGGTGGCCGTAATTATACCTATCGCAAGACTGATTCACGCTACCTGGTTATTGCCTGTGCGCTGATTCTGCTCGTGATGGTATTGTTCAGCCTGCTTTACGCGGTACTCGATACCAAACCCAGCCAGCTCGCTTATCTGGATATGAAAGACATCCTCAAAAACCGCGGAGCCTTTCTCGTGCTGACCTCAGTCGTCGTACCAGCCTACGAAGAATGGGTATTCAGGGGCCTCTTTTTCGGTGTTCTCGTTACTGACTCTGAGCGCAGCCGCGACAGTGTGATAGCGGGGCTTTTTGTTTCTTTGATTTTTTCCGCTGTGCACGTAGAAGGAGCACACAGCCTCACGGCGCTGCCGCCCATATTCGCGATGTCACTCGTTTTGCACGCAATGACATTTCGGAGCGGAAGCCTCTGGCCGGCCTTCTGTGCCCATTCGCTGCAGAACCTGCTGGCCGCTTCAACGATGCTCGCTGCTGCCGCAAAAACTCAGGGCTGA
- a CDS encoding adenylate/guanylate cyclase domain-containing protein: MRTANTATRLTDVLRKVLNIFVSGIRAKLALFTGSLITLTILILSFTTVRQQTAILTESYEKQAAISKRYISLLVIELNNIAHNLVKIEEFRQQIAEQKKALKVYQTQKVVQQDKQVNLGLFKTNLFGALGSKKVRYRVDTFYSKYLNESELRSLENRIRQQMAVYTGTALSNAQWQSLQRIARSIVDTPEPAKLIKLRANLDSKLAAILIPAKRKVIEDAGLEQKLFRIQTFPVTDLEGQDRLEPSFDTNLLGKAGPLSELTSTPELDANLRLVYTRLVEAPQREITSDAINLQWQGLELQTLYSPLFQRPNSTFWARTLLEPGKSSNAAKRLMQQDAEIAARIAEIAQQLKARLKILKELKPPRPPYTDHDFVALYKKYTALVAERAAAIDAAFPPGNDPEITDLRAEAWRTLRDSAWEDSILLRYRNDETEIERYNKVAKDRDAMRRRWAELRKWVASARSETAPPALKRLYSQGQIARSRSEAEAILWDLDSKPMFSDGQPTLAAGILQDNLTGIMRTLVDRTEGVALVNTNRNKVVISAIVIGLISILLAVYISGVVVQKIKRIIRSAEEVGRGNLAVEFEHGGNDEFGTLTVALNSMVSGLNEREKIKGILGSMIDPVVVTEAMKDLAALKRGSEKEITAFFSDIASFSNISEKLTSPELASLLNEYLSAMTIILKKYDGVLDKYIGDAIVGIFNSPVDVEDHAYKAVMASIEMQAKLVELRKEWKAQNRYIPEAQNMKFRIGLNTGLAKVGFMGTDALASYTMMGDTVNLAARLEAAGKDYGVSIMATDAVYAQIKDRIFTRRLDVVRVKGKTTPVTLYQIICPKGQEPALIADFAKRYEQGLDAYLQRSWDSAIGFFKEAQRLRNAADKSSEQLIQRCEAYKASPPPPDWDGVYTRTTK; this comes from the coding sequence ATGCGCACTGCGAATACAGCTACGAGATTGACTGACGTGCTGCGCAAAGTTCTCAATATTTTCGTCTCGGGTATTCGCGCCAAGCTCGCGCTCTTTACCGGCAGCCTCATTACGCTGACAATTCTGATCTTAAGTTTTACGACGGTCAGGCAGCAGACTGCGATTCTGACTGAGAGTTATGAGAAACAGGCTGCCATCTCAAAGCGCTATATATCCTTACTCGTCATAGAGCTCAACAACATTGCGCACAACCTCGTCAAAATTGAAGAGTTCAGACAGCAGATCGCCGAACAGAAAAAGGCGCTAAAGGTCTACCAGACGCAGAAGGTCGTTCAGCAAGATAAACAGGTAAACCTCGGACTCTTCAAGACGAACCTGTTCGGCGCGCTCGGCAGCAAGAAAGTGCGTTACCGGGTCGATACATTCTATTCGAAATATCTTAACGAATCTGAGCTGCGTTCGCTTGAAAATCGCATTCGCCAGCAGATGGCTGTCTATACCGGGACTGCGCTGTCAAACGCGCAGTGGCAGTCGTTGCAGCGCATCGCGCGCAGCATTGTCGACACGCCCGAACCCGCGAAGCTGATTAAGCTGCGTGCCAACCTTGACAGCAAGCTCGCGGCGATTCTGATTCCGGCGAAGCGCAAGGTAATCGAAGACGCGGGCCTTGAACAAAAACTGTTTCGAATTCAGACTTTTCCCGTCACAGACCTTGAAGGCCAAGACCGGCTCGAGCCTTCGTTTGACACCAACCTGCTCGGCAAGGCCGGGCCGCTCAGCGAACTCACTTCTACGCCCGAACTCGACGCGAATCTGCGGCTGGTCTACACGCGGCTCGTTGAGGCTCCCCAGCGCGAAATCACTTCAGATGCAATTAATCTACAGTGGCAGGGCCTTGAGCTGCAAACGCTATATTCACCGCTCTTTCAGCGCCCGAATTCAACATTCTGGGCGCGAACGCTGCTCGAACCGGGAAAATCCTCTAATGCAGCGAAGCGGCTCATGCAGCAAGACGCCGAAATTGCGGCGCGTATTGCCGAAATCGCGCAGCAACTCAAGGCCCGCTTAAAAATTCTGAAGGAGCTCAAACCGCCGAGGCCGCCTTATACCGATCACGATTTCGTCGCACTCTACAAAAAGTACACTGCGCTTGTCGCCGAACGTGCTGCGGCGATCGATGCCGCTTTTCCGCCGGGCAACGACCCTGAGATCACAGACTTGCGCGCTGAAGCGTGGCGAACTCTGCGCGACTCGGCATGGGAAGACTCGATTCTGCTGCGCTACCGCAACGACGAAACCGAGATCGAGCGGTACAATAAGGTCGCCAAAGACCGCGATGCCATGCGCCGTCGCTGGGCCGAGCTGCGCAAATGGGTGGCCTCGGCGCGCAGCGAAACCGCGCCGCCGGCACTCAAGCGCCTCTATAGCCAGGGACAGATCGCGAGATCGCGCAGCGAGGCCGAAGCCATTTTATGGGACCTCGACAGCAAACCGATGTTCAGCGACGGGCAACCGACACTGGCGGCTGGCATTCTGCAAGATAACCTGACAGGCATTATGCGTACGCTGGTTGACCGCACCGAAGGCGTGGCGCTGGTGAATACCAACCGCAACAAGGTTGTCATTTCGGCGATCGTGATCGGCCTCATCTCGATTCTTCTGGCGGTTTATATCTCAGGTGTGGTGGTGCAGAAGATCAAACGCATTATCCGCAGTGCAGAAGAAGTGGGGCGGGGCAATCTCGCGGTTGAATTTGAGCACGGCGGCAACGATGAATTCGGTACGCTCACCGTCGCGCTGAACTCGATGGTGAGCGGGCTCAATGAGCGTGAAAAGATCAAGGGCATTCTCGGGTCGATGATCGATCCGGTGGTGGTGACCGAGGCCATGAAAGACCTGGCCGCACTCAAGCGCGGCAGTGAAAAAGAAATCACGGCGTTTTTCTCTGATATTGCGTCCTTTTCAAACATTTCAGAAAAACTGACCTCGCCCGAACTGGCCTCGTTGCTCAACGAATACCTCTCGGCGATGACGATCATTCTGAAAAAGTATGACGGTGTACTCGATAAATATATCGGCGACGCGATCGTCGGAATATTCAATTCACCCGTAGACGTTGAAGACCATGCCTATAAGGCAGTCATGGCCTCGATTGAGATGCAGGCGAAGCTCGTCGAACTTCGTAAAGAATGGAAAGCGCAGAACCGTTATATTCCCGAAGCACAGAATATGAAGTTTCGCATCGGTCTCAACACCGGGCTTGCGAAAGTCGGCTTTATGGGCACCGACGCCCTTGCATCGTACACGATGATGGGCGACACGGTCAACCTCGCGGCGCGTCTTGAAGCTGCCGGCAAAGATTATGGCGTTTCCATTATGGCAACAGATGCCGTTTACGCGCAGATCAAAGATCGCATTTTCACGCGCAGGCTCGATGTCGTGCGGGTCAAAGGCAAAACCACGCCGGTGACGCTTTACCAGATTATCTGCCCCAAGGGCCAGGAGCCTGCGCTCATTGCTGATTTTGCGAAACGCTATGAGCAGGGCCTTGACGCGTACCTGCAACGATCTTGGGATAGCGCGATTGGCTTCTTTAAAGAAGCGCAAAGACTGCGCAATGCGGCAGATAAGTCGTCTGAACAGTTGATCCAGCGCTGTGAAGCATACAAGGCAAGCCCGCCGCCGCCTGACTGGGACGGCGTCTATACCCGCACGACGAAATAG
- a CDS encoding alpha/beta fold hydrolase has product MRKKLYWLLSALLISMWCHYVWLRVGKPPMNDEARVKFGKKSIALSAGKTAFEYSEGEGQAVVLVHGFSIPSVIWDNTYRALVSAGFKVLRYDLYGRGFSDRPAVKYSADLFVGQLKELTDELIGSEKFVLCGLSMGGAISVQFTDRYPDRVEKLILIDPAGFPMPMPAAARLVKLPVIGDYAGRILARKAMAKSLPLNFTGSVPPAVEAAGLIQTDFAGYDDAIVSTLRHMNLTDLKSTYESVGRRKIKTLLLWGKHDQVVPYAHADSVRAAIPGAKFVSFAKSGHIPTVDEKDKANRAILSFLGIED; this is encoded by the coding sequence ATGCGAAAAAAACTCTACTGGCTTTTGAGCGCCCTGCTGATTTCGATGTGGTGCCACTATGTTTGGCTGCGCGTCGGCAAACCGCCGATGAACGATGAAGCGCGCGTGAAATTCGGCAAAAAGTCGATCGCGCTGTCGGCGGGCAAAACGGCGTTCGAATACAGTGAGGGTGAAGGGCAGGCGGTCGTGCTGGTGCATGGTTTTTCAATACCCTCAGTAATCTGGGATAACACGTACCGCGCCTTGGTTTCGGCGGGCTTTAAGGTGCTGCGCTACGATCTCTACGGCAGGGGCTTTTCAGACCGCCCCGCGGTAAAATACAGTGCCGACCTCTTTGTCGGTCAGCTCAAAGAACTCACTGATGAGCTCATCGGCAGCGAAAAATTCGTGCTCTGCGGGCTGTCGATGGGCGGCGCCATTTCGGTGCAGTTTACCGACCGTTACCCTGATCGTGTAGAAAAATTGATCCTCATCGACCCGGCGGGTTTTCCCATGCCAATGCCTGCTGCGGCGAGGCTCGTGAAATTGCCCGTCATCGGCGACTATGCTGGCCGAATTCTTGCACGCAAGGCCATGGCGAAATCACTGCCGCTGAATTTTACCGGCAGCGTGCCGCCCGCAGTTGAGGCGGCAGGGCTTATCCAGACCGATTTTGCCGGTTACGACGATGCAATTGTCTCAACCCTGCGGCACATGAATCTGACCGATCTGAAATCCACCTATGAAAGCGTCGGCCGTCGCAAGATCAAAACCCTGTTATTATGGGGTAAACACGACCAGGTAGTGCCCTATGCTCATGCGGATAGCGTTCGTGCTGCGATACCGGGCGCGAAATTCGTCTCTTTCGCCAAATCGGGGCATATACCCACGGTCGATGAAAAAGACAAAGCAAACCGGGCCATTTTGAGTTTTCTGGGCATCGAAGATTAA
- a CDS encoding PP2C family protein-serine/threonine phosphatase, with product MLTPIFAFIETAEIRLADRGATSLRGFWQFSSGPDTHKLRVDKEWRLQGIKNVANGRFSLAIDIPAELRTGDFAIILPPVSAAVRISLNGQLIADKGIVSPAFRYPQNSSEAFSWYPVKAELLRAGLRQELALDITGFHGGGGLYGNSHIYFGGLEAIKEKYNFIFLMTAFLSAAMFMIAIFHFALVSDKHYRRANLHYVLLSLAMSAHILGMNGLGYYLWNDFIFNAALIHLLVAAFPFALTGFTLRYFQLHYPVIRRLAYWYGSAMALFLATVAAFPVFIPLYLNVGLPFGVTVMALSLAFAIFGAIQGVRQNIEGAQLVLIGLLTYGVAVLNDVIFYFYSATQYKFADAGFLVTVICVALALAQRLQRSAFEKEELRDWKKEVSLAAQIQNLALPRRSISNANLQIETLFKPMKIIGGDFFGFHEISENVTGVLIADVSGHGIAAALMVNTLNTVFLQQRENAANPAQLMQKMNAALYPHLQEQFVTAAYCLLDFSARKILFAQAGHPPIYLLRRDGQGLEKVKPKGKFFGFLPQMSYEIAELSMNDYSRLFLYSDGVIEAGAIQGRPYSVARLENFLLKSGQLAPPELLAALDRDIQHATQTSMNHDDDSSCVVVDLRLAA from the coding sequence GTGCTCACACCCATATTTGCTTTCATCGAAACTGCTGAAATACGGTTAGCTGATCGCGGCGCAACTTCGTTGCGTGGTTTTTGGCAGTTTTCGTCAGGCCCCGACACACACAAATTACGCGTCGATAAAGAATGGCGCCTGCAGGGCATCAAGAATGTCGCCAACGGGCGCTTTAGCCTGGCGATCGATATACCTGCAGAATTGCGCACCGGTGATTTTGCGATTATTCTCCCGCCGGTTTCGGCAGCGGTACGTATCTCGCTAAACGGCCAACTGATCGCCGACAAAGGAATAGTATCGCCCGCATTCAGATATCCGCAGAATTCATCAGAGGCATTTTCGTGGTACCCGGTGAAAGCAGAGTTGCTTCGTGCGGGTTTGCGGCAAGAATTGGCCCTCGATATCACTGGCTTTCATGGCGGCGGTGGGCTTTATGGCAATTCGCATATCTACTTCGGTGGTCTTGAGGCGATAAAAGAGAAGTATAACTTCATTTTTCTGATGACGGCCTTCTTATCGGCAGCCATGTTCATGATTGCCATTTTTCATTTTGCCCTTGTGTCTGATAAGCACTATCGTCGCGCCAATCTGCATTATGTGCTGCTGTCATTGGCGATGTCAGCGCATATCTTGGGCATGAATGGACTTGGCTATTATCTCTGGAACGATTTCATTTTTAACGCGGCGCTGATACACCTACTGGTGGCAGCATTTCCGTTTGCACTCACCGGTTTTACCCTGCGGTATTTTCAGCTGCATTATCCGGTGATTCGCCGGCTCGCATATTGGTATGGCAGTGCGATGGCGTTGTTTTTGGCCACTGTTGCTGCTTTTCCGGTGTTTATTCCGTTATACTTAAATGTCGGTCTGCCGTTTGGTGTGACGGTTATGGCTCTGTCGCTGGCGTTTGCGATTTTCGGCGCGATACAAGGCGTGAGACAGAATATCGAGGGCGCGCAGCTGGTTCTGATTGGTCTTTTGACCTATGGTGTCGCGGTACTCAATGACGTTATTTTCTATTTTTATTCTGCCACGCAATATAAATTTGCGGATGCAGGTTTTCTTGTGACTGTCATCTGTGTGGCCCTCGCTCTTGCCCAGCGTTTGCAGCGGTCTGCGTTCGAGAAAGAAGAACTGCGCGACTGGAAAAAAGAGGTGTCTTTGGCTGCGCAGATTCAGAATCTCGCGCTGCCGCGCCGCAGCATAAGCAATGCGAACCTGCAGATCGAAACGCTGTTCAAGCCCATGAAAATAATTGGCGGGGATTTTTTTGGGTTTCATGAAATATCTGAGAACGTAACCGGTGTTTTGATTGCAGATGTCTCGGGGCATGGCATCGCCGCTGCGCTCATGGTGAACACACTCAATACGGTATTTTTGCAGCAGCGTGAGAATGCTGCAAACCCGGCCCAGTTAATGCAAAAGATGAATGCCGCGCTGTACCCGCATCTGCAAGAGCAGTTTGTAACAGCGGCTTATTGCCTGCTCGATTTTTCGGCGCGCAAGATACTCTTCGCTCAGGCCGGCCACCCGCCGATATACCTTCTTCGCCGCGACGGACAAGGGCTTGAAAAGGTGAAGCCGAAGGGTAAATTCTTCGGTTTTTTGCCGCAGATGTCGTATGAAATAGCCGAACTCAGCATGAACGATTACTCACGGTTATTTCTTTATTCTGATGGCGTTATTGAAGCCGGGGCGATTCAGGGGCGTCCGTATTCTGTTGCACGGCTCGAAAATTTTTTGCTGAAGTCTGGTCAGCTTGCGCCGCCAGAACTTCTGGCTGCCCTGGATCGCGATATTCAACACGCCACGCAGACTTCGATGAACCACGACGACGATTCGAGCTGTGTCGTCGTTGACCTGCGGCTCGCAGCCTGA
- the acpP gene encoding acyl carrier protein — MASTEEIMGKVKKIISEQLGVDEGEVTNESHFIDDLGADSLDTVELVMALEEEFGIEIPDEDAEKIQTVGDVQKYIEEHS; from the coding sequence ATGGCTTCAACAGAAGAAATCATGGGCAAAGTAAAAAAAATCATCTCTGAGCAACTCGGAGTTGACGAAGGCGAAGTGACCAACGAGTCACACTTCATCGACGACCTCGGCGCAGACTCACTGGATACAGTGGAACTCGTCATGGCTCTCGAAGAGGAATTCGGTATCGAAATTCCTGACGAAGACGCTGAAAAAATCCAGACAGTCGGCGACGTACAGAAGTACATCGAAGAACACTCTTGA
- the fabG gene encoding 3-oxoacyl-[acyl-carrier-protein] reductase has translation MEDLKDAVVIVTGSGRGIGRGIAEQFAAQGSKLVITDIDAATAEQTAQEIAKMGVETISMACDVSKYDQAEALANKAVEKWGKIDVLVNNAGITMDGLFLRMKPDQWQKVIDINLTGTYNCAHAAVNHMRKARKGAIVNISSIAAGGNPGQANYSASKAGVLGFTYALGKELAPMGIRVNAVAPGFIKTPMTDKIPEKLREQMIAAIPLKRPGEPDDIAKVILFLASDLSAYVTAQCIHVNGGLAGL, from the coding sequence ATTGAAGACCTGAAAGACGCAGTGGTCATTGTAACGGGCTCTGGGCGCGGTATTGGTCGCGGTATTGCCGAGCAATTTGCCGCGCAGGGCTCTAAGCTTGTCATAACCGACATCGACGCGGCAACTGCCGAGCAGACGGCGCAAGAAATCGCCAAAATGGGCGTCGAGACAATCTCAATGGCCTGCGACGTGTCAAAATATGATCAGGCAGAGGCGCTCGCGAACAAAGCCGTCGAAAAATGGGGAAAAATCGACGTTCTGGTCAATAACGCCGGTATCACTATGGATGGCCTGTTTCTGCGCATGAAGCCCGACCAGTGGCAGAAAGTCATCGACATCAACCTTACCGGCACATACAACTGCGCGCATGCGGCAGTGAACCACATGCGCAAGGCGCGCAAAGGTGCCATCGTCAACATCAGCTCGATAGCAGCAGGCGGTAACCCCGGCCAGGCTAACTACAGCGCCTCAAAAGCCGGCGTGCTCGGCTTTACCTATGCGCTCGGCAAAGAGCTCGCACCGATGGGCATTCGCGTCAACGCGGTCGCCCCCGGGTTCATCAAAACCCCCATGACTGATAAAATTCCAGAGAAATTGCGTGAGCAGATGATCGCCGCAATCCCTCTCAAACGACCTGGAGAACCCGATGACATCGCCAAAGTCATCTTGTTTCTCGCGTCTGACCTCTCCGCGTACGTGACCGCGCAGTGCATTCACGTGAACGGCGGACTAGCCGGCCTATAA
- the queF gene encoding preQ(1) synthase, with translation MAETAYEGRQGHIRALDLPKIDVFENIYPDRDYNIRLEFPEFTAICPKTGLPDFGVVTINYSPDKYCLELKSLKEYFLSYRTVGIFHENVVNRVLDDIILAADMRSAEISVVYNPRGGITTTVSRSYSR, from the coding sequence ATGGCTGAAACAGCGTACGAAGGGCGGCAAGGGCATATTCGGGCACTCGACCTGCCCAAAATCGACGTGTTCGAAAACATCTACCCTGACCGCGACTACAATATCAGGTTGGAGTTTCCCGAATTCACAGCCATTTGTCCGAAAACAGGTCTGCCCGACTTCGGTGTGGTCACGATCAACTATTCACCTGACAAATACTGTCTCGAACTCAAATCACTGAAAGAATATTTTCTCAGTTACCGCACTGTCGGCATTTTCCATGAGAACGTTGTCAACCGTGTGCTCGACGACATCATTCTCGCGGCTGATATGCGCAGCGCCGAAATCAGCGTCGTTTACAATCCGCGCGGCGGCATAACGACCACGGTCTCACGCAGCTACTCGCGCTAA